One window from the genome of Candidatus Zixiibacteriota bacterium encodes:
- the nadB gene encoding L-aspartate oxidase — protein sequence MERHYDFLVIGSGIAGLFYALEVLERHPQARLALVTKKRESDSSTNRAQGGIAAVLSGADSFESHVADTLEAGAGLCRRDVVETIVREAPDAIRDLVEIGVRFTRTAEGYALGREGGHRAARVVHADDLTGQEIERALLAAIKERRGQIDVYRDHIALDLIKGTADGTTVCAGAYVFSEKDHSFYAFYAPVTLLATGGLGQVYFHTSNPKIATGDGVAMAYRAGVPVGNLEFIQFHPTILYSPGRWPFLISEAVRGEGGVLKAVDGRLIMDGAHELKDLAPRDIVARAIDKELKQSGEEYVLLDISHRDAAFIKKRFPNIYKQCLQRGFDLTRRPIPVVPAAHYACGGVVSRVSGETALAGLYVAGEVAMTGMHGANRLASNSLLEAVVMAKRAAAAACAYAEAAPPAPHAAITPDFYSSLQYPREKVLLAHDRSRLTRVMWDFVGIVRTENRLRLALEEVQRVKNAVEQYYLATPATYQVVELRNMATVAELIVRSALLRKESRGLHYIEDYPAPAPGAPTDTIITNPHAQG from the coding sequence ATGGAACGCCACTACGACTTCCTCGTCATCGGCAGCGGCATTGCCGGGCTCTTCTATGCCCTCGAGGTGCTCGAGCGGCATCCGCAGGCGCGCCTCGCGCTGGTCACCAAGAAGCGGGAGTCGGACTCCAGCACCAACCGCGCCCAGGGCGGGATCGCGGCCGTCCTCTCCGGCGCCGATTCCTTCGAGTCGCACGTCGCCGACACCCTGGAGGCCGGGGCGGGCCTGTGTCGCCGCGACGTGGTCGAAACGATCGTGCGGGAGGCCCCCGACGCGATCCGCGACCTCGTGGAGATCGGCGTGCGGTTCACGCGGACGGCCGAGGGGTACGCGCTCGGACGCGAGGGCGGACACCGGGCGGCCCGTGTGGTTCACGCCGACGACCTCACCGGACAGGAGATCGAACGCGCCCTCCTGGCGGCCATCAAGGAGCGCCGGGGGCAGATCGACGTGTACCGCGACCACATCGCCCTCGACCTGATCAAGGGAACGGCCGACGGCACGACCGTGTGCGCCGGCGCCTACGTGTTCTCCGAGAAGGACCACAGCTTCTACGCCTTCTACGCGCCCGTCACCCTGCTCGCCACGGGCGGGCTCGGGCAGGTCTATTTCCACACCAGTAACCCGAAAATCGCGACCGGCGACGGCGTGGCGATGGCCTACCGGGCCGGCGTGCCGGTCGGGAATCTCGAGTTCATCCAGTTTCACCCGACCATCCTCTACAGCCCCGGGCGCTGGCCGTTCCTCATTTCGGAAGCGGTGCGCGGGGAAGGCGGGGTGCTCAAAGCGGTCGACGGGCGGCTGATCATGGACGGCGCCCACGAGCTGAAAGACCTCGCCCCGCGCGATATCGTCGCCCGCGCCATCGATAAGGAACTCAAGCAGAGCGGCGAGGAGTATGTCCTCCTGGACATCAGCCACCGCGACGCGGCCTTTATCAAGAAGCGCTTTCCGAACATCTACAAGCAGTGCCTCCAGCGCGGGTTCGACCTCACCCGGCGGCCGATCCCGGTGGTGCCGGCGGCCCACTACGCCTGCGGCGGGGTGGTTTCCCGGGTCAGCGGCGAGACCGCGCTCGCCGGGCTGTACGTCGCCGGGGAAGTGGCGATGACCGGGATGCACGGCGCTAACCGGCTGGCCTCCAACTCGCTGCTCGAGGCGGTGGTGATGGCCAAGCGCGCGGCCGCGGCCGCGTGCGCCTACGCCGAGGCTGCCCCGCCCGCGCCCCACGCCGCCATCACCCCCGACTTCTACTCCTCCCTCCAGTACCCGCGCGAGAAGGTGCTGCTCGCCCACGACCGCAGCCGCCTCACCCGCGTCATGTGGGACTTCGTGGGCATCGTGCGCACCGAGAACCGCCTCCGCCTGGCGCTCGAGGAGGTCCAGCGGGTGAAGAACGCCGTTGAGCAGTACTACCTGGCGACGCCGGCGACCTACCAGGTCGTGGAACTGAGAAACATGGCGACCGTGGCGGAACTGATCGTGCGCTCGGCCCTCCTGCGCAAGGAGTCGCGCGGGCTGCACTACATCGAGGACTACCCCGCTCCCGCCCCCGGCGCGCCCACCGATACGATTATCACCAATCCCCATGCGCAAGGATAG
- the guaA gene encoding glutamine-hydrolyzing GMP synthase — protein MILILDFGSQYTQIIARRVREAHVYCEIVPYNHDLGAYRGRNVRGYILSGGPASLSDPGSPRLAPEFYDTNLPVLGICYGLQLLAERFGGRLVASSTREYGRSRLSVVEADDLLAGIPATSNVWMSHGDSIAVMPPGFRIIGSTETLAAAAIAWPERKLYGVQFHPEVHHTDEGRRILDNFLFDVCGVKGDWTTEAFIDSAIARIRAQVGDGNVVLGISGGVDSTVAAMLLQRAIGGRLHAVFVNNGLLRKNEFEDVTAMLRTLDINLRPVDASAEFLARLAGVIDPEAKRKIIGNTFIDVFEAAARNIGNVGFLAQGTLYPDVIESTSFRGPSATIKSHHNVGGLKERMHLKLVEPLRELFKDEVRRLGRTLGLPEQFIRRHPFPGPGLAVRILGEVTKERCDLLREVDAIFIEELHNFNIYDDIWQAFAVLLLIKAVGVMGDERTYEDVIALRGVTSVDGMTADWARIDPDILAHISNRIIRHVKGINRVVYDISSKPPATIEWE, from the coding sequence ATGATCCTCATTCTCGATTTCGGCTCGCAGTACACGCAGATCATCGCGCGGCGCGTGCGCGAAGCGCACGTCTATTGCGAGATCGTTCCCTACAACCATGACCTCGGCGCCTACCGCGGCCGCAACGTGCGCGGCTACATCCTCTCGGGCGGGCCGGCCTCGCTGTCCGATCCCGGATCGCCGCGGCTGGCCCCGGAATTCTACGACACCAACCTGCCCGTGCTCGGCATCTGCTACGGTCTGCAACTGTTGGCCGAGCGGTTCGGCGGACGGTTGGTGGCCTCGAGCACGCGCGAGTACGGCCGCTCGCGCCTCAGCGTCGTGGAGGCCGACGATCTCCTGGCCGGCATTCCGGCGACTTCGAACGTGTGGATGTCCCACGGCGACTCGATCGCCGTTATGCCCCCCGGTTTCCGCATCATCGGCTCCACCGAGACGCTCGCGGCGGCGGCCATCGCCTGGCCCGAGCGCAAACTCTACGGCGTGCAGTTCCACCCGGAGGTCCACCACACCGACGAGGGACGCCGCATCCTCGACAACTTCCTCTTCGACGTCTGCGGCGTCAAAGGGGACTGGACCACCGAGGCCTTTATCGACAGCGCCATCGCCCGCATCCGCGCCCAGGTCGGCGACGGGAACGTCGTCCTCGGCATCTCCGGCGGCGTCGATTCGACGGTTGCGGCGATGCTCCTCCAGCGGGCCATCGGCGGCCGCCTCCACGCGGTCTTCGTCAACAACGGGCTCCTCCGGAAGAACGAATTCGAGGATGTCACCGCCATGCTGCGGACGCTCGACATCAACCTCCGGCCCGTCGACGCTTCGGCCGAGTTCCTCGCCCGGCTCGCGGGCGTCATCGACCCGGAGGCCAAGCGGAAAATCATCGGCAACACCTTCATCGACGTGTTCGAAGCGGCCGCCCGGAATATCGGCAACGTCGGCTTCCTCGCCCAGGGGACGCTCTACCCGGACGTGATCGAATCGACCTCGTTCCGGGGACCGTCGGCAACCATTAAGTCCCACCACAACGTGGGCGGCCTGAAAGAGCGGATGCACCTCAAGCTGGTCGAACCGCTGCGGGAGTTGTTCAAGGACGAAGTGCGGCGGCTCGGCCGCACCCTCGGTCTGCCCGAGCAGTTCATCCGGCGCCACCCCTTTCCCGGGCCGGGGCTGGCGGTGCGGATCCTCGGCGAGGTGACGAAGGAACGCTGCGACCTGCTCCGGGAAGTCGACGCGATCTTCATCGAGGAACTGCACAACTTCAACATCTACGATGATATCTGGCAGGCGTTCGCGGTGCTTTTGCTGATCAAGGCGGTCGGCGTGATGGGGGATGAGCGGACTTACGAGGACGTGATCGCGCTGCGCGGGGTGACGTCGGTCGACGGCATGACCGCCGACTGGGCCCGTATCGATCCCGACATCCTCGCCCACATTTCCAACCGCATCATCCGCCACGTCAAAGGCATCAACCGGGTGGTCTACGACATTTCGTCGAAACCGCCGGCGACCATCGAGTGGGAATAG